The DNA segment TTGGGCGGGATTTTGTCAATCGGCTGTAAACTAACCCCGCCTAATCTGGTTCCAAGAGCCGGCCAGCAACGGAAGGCCGCTTGAAATCGGCGTGGATTGCGACCCATTGTTGCGGGATGGGCGGTGAAGCGGCGGGCAACTCTCAAGGACATAAGCAAAGCGCAAACGATGAACGCAATAACAAGACTTGCCCCGCGCAAACTCGGCGCCAAGATCAATGCCATCCTGTTCCTGTATTTCGTCTTTGCCCTGGCCGTAATTCTGCTTACCCTGAACGTTGCGCACCAGCTCGAAGGCGGCGCGGCGGCAATCAACGAGGCCGGCAAGGAACGTATGCGCACCTATGGCCTCGCCTATTACCTGCACCAGTCGCTGGATGCCACTCAGTCGCCTGAGGTTGCGCTGGACGAGGTTCGTCGCTTCATGCGCGACTTCGAGGGCACTCTGTACATGCTTGAGGTCGGAGACCCGGAGCGGCCGCTCTTCCTGCCGCGCGATGAGCGTGTCCAGGAGAAAATGCACGGTTTGCGGCAGGAGTGGAACACGAATGTCAAACCGCAAATCAATAAGCTGCTGGCAGCGCATGATGATGTCGAGCGCAGCCGCCTCATGGCGGCTTTCGACAATTCGGTACGGCGTTACGTGCCGATAATCAACGAGCTGGTGCTGATGGTGGAACGGAGCAACGCACATTCCACCTCCTTGATGTACATGTTCCAGAACATGCTGGTCGTCTTCTCGCTGCTGGGCACGCTGCTGCTGGCCTATCTGATCCGCAGCCTGGTGATCGCGCCGGTGGAAACGCTCAGGGCCGGCATCGAGCGCATGGCCGCCTCGGACTTCGGCGTGCGCCTGCCCGTCGTGTCGCAAGATGAAATCGGTGAACTCGCCACCGGATTCAATCGCATGGCCGATCATCTTCAGGACCTCTACGCAACGCTGGAGCAGCGCGTGGCCGACAAGACCCGCAGTGTCGAGGAAAAAAACCGGGAACTGGCGTTGCTTTACGAGATCACCGCCTACCTCGCGGAACCGGCGACGCTGGAGGAACTCTGCCGGGGCGTCCTGCTCAAGCTTTGCGATCTGCTCGGTGCCTCGGGCGGGGTGGTGCGCATGACCAATAGCGCGACGCGCGAGCTGGAAATCATCGCCAATCACAATATGTCGAATGACTTCGTTAGGGCCGAGGCGCGCCTGCCGCTCGGCACCTGCCTGTGCGGCAATGTC comes from the Georgfuchsia toluolica genome and includes:
- a CDS encoding type IV pili methyl-accepting chemotaxis transducer N-terminal domain-containing protein is translated as MNAITRLAPRKLGAKINAILFLYFVFALAVILLTLNVAHQLEGGAAAINEAGKERMRTYGLAYYLHQSLDATQSPEVALDEVRRFMRDFEGTLYMLEVGDPERPLFLPRDERVQEKMHGLRQEWNTNVKPQINKLLAAHDDVERSRLMAAFDNSVRRYVPIINELVLMVERSNAHSTSLMYMFQNMLVVFSLLGTLLLAYLIRSLVIAPVETLRAGIERMAASDFGVRLPVVSQDEIGELATGFNRMADHLQDLYATLEQRVADKTRSVEEKNRELALLYEITAYLAEPATLEELCRGVLLKLCDLLGASGGVVRMTNSATRELEIIANHNMSNDFVRAEARLPLGTCLCGNVAAQGASIAQNLAQEPQSVVLLANCMRDGYAAMAAIPIRSKSQVFGMFTLFFREERILAGDELRLLEAIGQHLGVEIENLRLAVREKEMAVSEERNLLAQELHDSIAQSLAFLNIQAQMLQGSLRGGQMEIASAELARMREGIQESYDNVRELLVHFRIRVDHAELDDAIRSALEKFEGQTGIKTSFNKIGYRASSSAVSTIQVLHIIQEALSNVRKHAGATKVDVEMRGDGAPRISVRDNGKGFDLARVVEEGGSHVGIGIMRERAHRIGARLEIDAAPGRGTCVTLVLPQ